From Pontibacter actiniarum, a single genomic window includes:
- a CDS encoding PspC domain-containing protein, which translates to MKKNISINLQGIIFQIEEDGYEQLSRYLASIRTYFSNYEGHEEIVADIEARIAEIFSDRVSPAKQVITQEDVQYLIVRMGNVTDFEVEEPLEAEAYTSAGAATGAAGEGAGAGEAYAEAGPKKLYRDVNQKVIAGVSSGLANYLRVDPLWIRLFFVLLVLLGVVSAGVSAATGIILYIVLWIAMPENDHLPETKVRKLFRDPEDKKLAGVASGIAKYFGVDVAVVRLLFLISIFLGGFGIFTYIVLWIAMPEAVTLTERMQMQGDPVTLAGIERTLKDNLNMRDSNGEESQLAKIILLPIRLVAQVVSWLGRALGPVLAFLVTLVRIAAGVILLIVSIGLTVALFSTLFVSLGLVDQSEYMVLGDFPASVLLGGFPRLGLVAGFFVGLIPILLLMVLGVSLLIKRTFMRPIVGWSMFGVWLVALFTMIATIALYSSNFRRSGEVITSKSFPVGNITTLTLDAYDTGLNYDNIYIDVQESNSQDVEVLQRAEAKGRTEEEAKQNARMITYRTVLNDSTLRFDDSYEFKENASFRDQELSLVLKLPKNKPLRLTREFSYLLPSAALEGDYSRDKIVRNTWQVSGDRLVCLTCASDTLDVDTDEDFDSARGGFDADIDIDEEMGSVEMRGSVLLNDSEYSSNARTFDFRNFSRVTVSGPYHLQLRQGNTHSVVIRAAEDEMRRIEVDQNGEELEIKTQEKYFSLFDEREPVLIQITTPNISNIELNGAIKADMGTINSDKLRMSFSGATQTMANLDVRDLRVDASGATISKFVGKADRFELDATGACGIDADKLQAKYVDVDVTGAGVAEVFATNTLRADASGTSRIVYRGNPEDTIIDSSGPSTVKRR; encoded by the coding sequence ATGAAAAAGAACATAAGTATAAACTTGCAAGGCATCATCTTCCAGATCGAGGAAGATGGGTATGAGCAGCTTAGCCGCTACCTCGCCTCCATCAGAACGTACTTTTCTAACTATGAGGGCCACGAGGAAATTGTAGCCGACATTGAGGCTCGGATCGCTGAGATCTTCTCTGACAGGGTATCGCCGGCTAAGCAGGTGATCACGCAGGAGGATGTGCAGTACCTGATCGTGCGCATGGGCAACGTGACGGACTTTGAGGTGGAGGAGCCGCTGGAGGCCGAGGCCTACACAAGCGCCGGAGCCGCCACAGGCGCAGCAGGCGAAGGGGCCGGCGCCGGCGAAGCCTACGCCGAGGCAGGCCCTAAGAAGCTGTACCGCGACGTGAACCAGAAAGTGATCGCCGGCGTGTCTTCCGGCCTGGCCAACTACCTGCGCGTAGACCCGCTCTGGATCAGGCTGTTCTTTGTACTGCTGGTGCTGCTGGGCGTGGTATCGGCCGGTGTATCGGCCGCCACAGGCATTATACTCTACATCGTGCTCTGGATCGCCATGCCGGAAAACGATCACCTGCCCGAAACAAAGGTGCGCAAGCTGTTCCGCGACCCGGAGGACAAGAAACTGGCCGGTGTGGCTAGCGGCATCGCCAAGTACTTCGGGGTGGATGTGGCCGTTGTGCGGCTGCTCTTCCTTATCTCGATCTTCCTGGGCGGCTTCGGCATATTCACGTACATCGTGCTGTGGATCGCCATGCCCGAGGCCGTTACGCTTACCGAGCGCATGCAGATGCAGGGCGACCCGGTGACGCTGGCCGGCATTGAGCGCACCCTGAAAGACAACCTGAACATGCGCGACAGCAACGGCGAGGAAAGCCAGCTGGCGAAGATCATCCTGCTGCCCATCCGCCTGGTTGCCCAGGTAGTCAGCTGGCTCGGCAGAGCGCTTGGCCCGGTCCTGGCCTTTCTGGTAACCCTTGTGCGCATCGCAGCGGGCGTTATCCTGCTGATCGTGTCGATTGGCCTTACCGTTGCCCTCTTCTCCACGCTTTTTGTTTCCCTTGGCCTTGTAGATCAGTCAGAGTATATGGTTTTAGGTGATTTTCCGGCCTCCGTGCTTCTCGGGGGCTTTCCCAGGCTCGGACTGGTGGCTGGTTTCTTTGTAGGGCTGATCCCCATCTTGCTGCTGATGGTGCTGGGGGTAAGCCTGCTCATCAAGAGAACCTTCATGAGGCCAATCGTAGGCTGGTCGATGTTTGGTGTGTGGCTGGTGGCGCTGTTCACCATGATTGCGACTATCGCCCTTTACAGCAGCAACTTCCGCCGCAGCGGCGAGGTAATCACCTCCAAATCGTTCCCGGTGGGCAACATCACTACCCTGACCCTGGATGCCTATGATACGGGCCTGAACTACGACAACATCTACATTGATGTGCAGGAAAGCAACAGCCAGGACGTAGAAGTGCTGCAGCGCGCCGAGGCCAAAGGACGAACGGAGGAAGAGGCCAAGCAGAACGCGCGGATGATCACCTACCGCACCGTGCTGAACGACTCCACCCTGCGCTTCGACGACAGCTATGAGTTTAAAGAGAACGCCTCCTTCCGCGACCAGGAGCTGAGCCTGGTGCTGAAACTGCCAAAGAACAAGCCGCTGCGCCTGACCCGCGAGTTTTCCTACTTGCTGCCAAGCGCCGCCCTGGAAGGGGATTACAGCCGCGATAAAATCGTGCGCAACACCTGGCAGGTGAGCGGCGACCGCTTGGTGTGCCTTACCTGCGCCTCCGATACGCTGGATGTGGACACAGACGAGGACTTTGACAGCGCCCGCGGCGGTTTTGACGCAGACATCGACATAGATGAAGAAATGGGTTCGGTTGAGATGCGCGGCAGTGTGTTGCTGAATGACAGTGAGTACAGCTCCAACGCGCGCACCTTCGACTTCCGCAACTTCAGCCGTGTGACCGTTAGCGGCCCTTACCACCTACAGCTGCGCCAGGGCAACACCCACAGCGTGGTTATCCGTGCCGCCGAAGATGAGATGCGCCGCATAGAAGTGGACCAGAACGGGGAAGAACTGGAGATCAAGACACAGGAAAAGTACTTTAGCCTGTTTGATGAGCGCGAGCCGGTGCTCATCCAGATCACGACGCCGAACATCAGCAACATTGAGCTGAACGGGGCCATCAAAGCTGACATGGGCACCATCAACTCAGACAAGCTGCGCATGAGCTTTTCCGGCGCCACCCAAACCATGGCAAACCTGGATGTGCGCGACCTGCGTGTGGACGCCTCCGGGGCCACCATCAGTAAGTTTGTGGGCAAAGCCGACCGCTTCGAACTGGACGCCACCGGCGCCTGCGGCATAGACGCTGATAAACTGCAGGCAAAGTATGTAGATGTGGACGTGACGGGCGCAGGCGTGGCCGAGGTTTTTGCCACCAACACGCTGCGCGCCGATGCCTCCGGCACGAGCCGCATCGTTTACCGCGGCAACCCCGAAGACACCATCATCGACAGCTCCGGCCCAAGTACGGTAAAGCGCCGCTAA
- a CDS encoding DUF5694 domain-containing protein, whose translation MKKTILLLLPLFFLLACAPQSINSHSAPLAAQADSPDKTQLLLLGTLHFNQFHDAGSAHGNFLSPERQQEIGDVVALLKVYKPDMILIERTPGEQTKYDSLFQQFKQGRLNLEELEGGTGEVYQFGFKLAKELGHERVYCVDYYESTSQSLMSSGTNIAVFENGLHNFQQTARGVTAAFMEGDMTFREFLSFLNTPETITLSHRQFFNLPAYVQNGSFRSYEGLNRSEIDTTQIGAEFISLFYERNLKIYSNLLNAQLKHKGKRLLLIMGQTHIGVLQDIAENNPDYAIVNANQYLGSNIP comes from the coding sequence ATGAAAAAAACTATACTCCTGCTGCTTCCGCTGTTTTTCCTGCTGGCGTGTGCCCCGCAAAGTATAAACAGCCACAGCGCTCCTCTAGCGGCACAAGCCGACAGCCCGGACAAAACCCAGCTACTGCTGCTGGGCACCCTGCACTTCAACCAGTTCCATGACGCGGGCAGTGCGCACGGCAATTTTCTGAGCCCGGAGAGGCAGCAGGAAATCGGGGATGTGGTTGCACTGCTAAAGGTGTACAAGCCCGACATGATCCTGATTGAACGGACGCCGGGCGAGCAGACAAAGTATGACAGCCTCTTTCAGCAGTTCAAACAAGGCAGGTTAAACCTCGAGGAGCTGGAGGGCGGCACTGGCGAAGTATACCAGTTCGGCTTTAAGCTTGCCAAAGAGCTCGGCCACGAAAGGGTGTACTGTGTGGACTACTACGAGAGCACCTCCCAAAGCCTCATGAGCTCCGGCACGAACATAGCGGTTTTTGAGAACGGGCTGCATAACTTCCAGCAAACCGCCAGAGGCGTTACGGCAGCTTTCATGGAAGGGGATATGACGTTCAGGGAATTCCTCAGCTTCCTGAACACACCCGAAACCATCACACTCTCGCACCGCCAGTTCTTCAACCTGCCCGCCTATGTACAAAACGGCTCTTTCAGAAGCTATGAGGGGCTCAACAGAAGCGAGATCGACACCACCCAGATCGGGGCGGAGTTCATTTCGCTGTTTTACGAGCGCAACTTAAAGATCTACTCCAACCTGCTGAACGCGCAGCTAAAGCACAAAGGCAAAAGGCTGCTGCTTATCATGGGCCAGACGCACATTGGCGTGCTGCAGGACATCGCTGAAAACAACCCCGACTATGCCATCGTGAACGCAAACCAGTATCTGGGCAGCAACATCCCCTAA